gACTCATTAGTTTTACGCCTTTATAGTTATTTCAActttgaatatcacctttatttttgtaaatctaAACCACAATGTTGCTCCTCCATTCATTTGAAATTTTCCTTGTGCTCGTAATCTAATTAAACAgcttggttagccaagataaaCAACTGATTCTtaaactcttccacacttccATTGGGACTTCATATGAGCTTTGtgccttgcctactttcatcctcaaaagctttttttccctctctccagacactttgattttttgtatatatttaaAACATATATACAAAAACCTGGGAAGATCAATTTTCGGGTTAAGAAGAATCTCCATATGGAGCACTGCCGAGAGAAGATCAATTTATGGGTTAAGAACCTTccctcttcctttccttcttcttcagatcttcttctttcttctcctgcTTCGTTTCCTTCTTTGGGATTCAATGAAAGAGTGTTTTGGGCGTAAGGGGGAGagatggttttgggttttgggcgtAAGTTTCGAAAAAGGTGGTGGTTTCAAAActgtaaatggtttggtttttgaaaaagcTAAGCGGTTTCAGCTTTCAAAATCTATGTTATATTAACTGTTGGATGGAGAAAAGACACGTGTCAGTAGATTATGAGGCATTGGTAGAGAGTTGGAGAAGCAAGAATTGGAGACGAGCTAAATCCTTGGTAGATGCCTTTGGTAGAATTGCATGTCTCAAAAATGAGGTAATTGTGCTAGTGGAAAAAATGTTAAGTGATCAAGGTAATGGTAATGCTGGGATGTGTGTAAAGTGGAATAGAATTAAGGAGTGCATCATGTGATCATGActgtaaaatttttggatgcATCGAGATATTATTATAAAATTGTTGGGCTTGCTGTTACCCTTCAAAGTTGACGGCCTTGATTACATCAGTGTGTCCagtttgtatttatttatttatttgtgagTGACTACATAGAGATTGTGAGCATTCATAGAAATTTTTGTCTAGGGGCTGTAAGAGTAGAAAGGGAGATATCTGGCTggccataaaaaaaatatttttaaggaGCCTAGGGGCATTGTTCATTTTAGATGAGTTATAGTCCCCAAGTTGATGGTTTTTGGAGGccataatttttttccattgttATATAATAAgtgctttcatttttttcaatgaCATTGCAATTGTAAATTGGAGCAAGGTACACATTCTCAAGCACAACGTTTTCCTGGTTGAAGAAATCCATTGCTGATTCAGATGTGTCATGTGACGCTTGATTATCAATGAGAGAGTGCAATTTTTAGCTCTCAGATTAGCATGTCCATGATTGAGTGTTTGTTGATTACATCTAGATATTTCATGATCAATTCATCAAAATATGATAACACATGAAAATATTCCTCCCAAGAAAATTATGGGGGGCCaggtgactctctctctctctctctctctctctctctctggggttACAAGTCTATATCTGCCACTTGGCACTTGGCATCCAAAAGACGTAGCATGCTGCTCACATACTGTGTCTTGACTGGAAAGTTTCAGCCCCATGTAGTAGGTTGAGTTataaaaatgattgaaaagGAAATATTTTGAGAAATGATTTGAATGGTAGAAAATATAAGGGGAGAATTCCAGTATGCCATATGGCTGGGAAGGGCCACAAAGTTTGATGTGTGGCTAATCCTTAGGTCCTCCCTATCCAACAGTAAGAATTGCACCATCAACCCTCCATGTTGGTTAAATAATACAGCCAGTGCAAGCAAATGGTCCTTGTTGGGCCACCGGCTAACATTTCCCATGGGTGACCTAGGGAACACATCTTCTCACATTTTTGTGTGGTTAGTTCTATAGAGATAGTATAACCAAGAATTAAAAACAGAAAGATCAATGGGGACAAAATCTGACGATGAATGAACTATACAtaacctttatttatttatttatttattttaaatactagTGCTTCTGGATCATTGGGGAGGATTGCCATGTCATTTATTTTTGAGGGTTAGTAAAATTGTCCCGGTATGGTTTTCATTCCCTTGGTACCGATAGAGGGAAAGTGGTTGGAGACTTTTAACTTATTGGCTTGTACAGTGGCTTGTATGAAGTGTCATTGGAGCTGCTTCCCTCTTGGTTCAAAATGGTGTTGAAGTCATTGTTTCTTCTGATGTAGGTGTTTTTGTTCAGCAGTACAGTTGTCAAATCCATGATGTGGGTTGATTTCCAAAGTTGTTTCGAGGTATTGGTGCTAAGCAAAAATGAATTTGGGAAAGCCAATGACCATGTCAATTGGAAGTGGGAATTGGATATTGCTAGTTCCTTGCAGACTTTTGTTCTTATTTAGGTCCTTTGCTTAAATTAATTGCCTTCTTGTTATTTTTGTTCAGAGTGGGGCGCCATAGCTCATTTCATCTTTATCTTCTTTTGTACAGTAGCATGCTTCCTTGTTTTTTTATAGAGGCTAGGAATTGCTTGTCATGGAGCCCTTCCTTTTCTTATATGACTCTTTATACCCAAAGACCTGCTAGAGTTGGAAGCTGTTATGTGTGTGGTATTTTCAGTAAGAGAGGCAATTATATTTTCGTACTTGCCATCCTtcattattgtttatttaattttaaattcctTGCTTATGAGAAAAGATCTGCTCTATATGGGTTTAACAGAAGCTAATTCTCTTTTCATGGACTCTGAAAAAATAGTACTCTTATCCTGCATTTTTTTGGTtgccttttcattttttcttccttcgcTTTTTGCAGAGGTTCATCTTTGGTGGGAGGTTGATATTTGGACCCGATGCCAGGTCACTGATAGTCACCATAATCCTTATAGTCGTTCCCATCATTATTTTCTGTGCGCTAGTGGCAAGGCATCTTCGCCATTCATTTTCACCATACAATGCAGGATACGCAATTCTGGCTGTAGCAATTGTCTTTACCATCTATGTTAGTCTCCTGACTTCTAAATTGTTTGGCAGTTCATGTGTTAGTAAGCTACATCAATAGGGtgaccaaaaataaataaagctatATCAATAGACATCTCAAGATGTCTGAGTATGCATGGTTTGCTtgcttgcttcttctttttctttctttcttttttatttgtttatttattgacaggtaggccccaaggagagttgaactcttgACCTTTTTATTGTGAGGAAttggtctttgccaactgagTGAACCCCCTTGGGGTAAGGTTTGCTTGTTGGTTCTTATATGATCACCACTCAACCCTTGATTGTTCTTCAGGTGGTGAGCTATTCTACTGTGTTCCCCGACTGAACACAAACTCTTGGTGTGGACTTGCCCAAACTTATCCCCATGACATTGTAGATTTATTCAATTGGTTTTTGTAATCTTCAGTGATTATATTCTCCTTCCAGTACCATAAATTTCTGTGTTATTTATTAtcttatgataggttcatctactgttgttcttttctttcaagtATTGTTGTAATTCATGCTTGAGAGCGAATCTCAGTGCAACGGTAAAGTTGCTCGattgcaacctagtggtcatgggttcgagTCGGGAAACAGCCTTTCCGCGAAGCTGGGTTAAGGCTGCATGCATTATGACCTTCCCCAGGACCTTCAGTGGTGGGAACCTTGCGCATTGGGTATGCCCTTTACTGTTGTAATTAATGCTTCTTTGGTGTTTATAGGTATTGGTGCTTCTTCTTGCCACGTCAGCCCGGGACCCAGGTATTATTCCACGTGCATCACATCCGCCTGAGGAAGAGTTCTGTTATGAATCTTCAGCTTCGGTTGATGTTGGTGGAAGGCAAACTCCAAGTCTACAATTCCCTCGCACCAAAGAAGTTATGGTTAATGGTAGAGCTGTGAGGGTGAAATACTGTGATACTTGTATGTTGTATCGTCCTCCCCGGTGCTCTCATTGCTCAATCTGTAACAACTGTGTGGAGCGATTCGATCATCATTGCCCTTGGGTTGGCCAGTGCATTGGATTGGTATACTGTTTAACATGCaggttctttattttttgtaggtGTTATGTTTCTCTTGCCTTCTTTAACacaccccacacacacacaggaAATTTCTATGGCCATGCTCTTGGTAGCTCCAATGTTGCAATCGCACTAATTTTAGTCTGACCATTTGTTTTCATGTGCAGCGTAATTACCGTTACTTCTTTATGTTCGTTTCTTCATCAACTCTTCTTTGCATCTATGTGTTTGCCATATCAGCATTGTACATTAAGATACTCATGGATGACAATCATGGCACAGTTTGGGAGGCAATGAAAGAGTCTCCTGCAGCGGTGGTGCTCATGGTCTATTGCTTTATTTCTCTGTGGTTTGTTGGTGGTCTCACTGGCTTCCACTTATATCTTATTGGTACAAACCAGgtcagctctctctctctctctctctctctctctctcatgcacaAATAAGCAAGTCttggttttctttgtttatCTTCCTCCATTCGCATtattccttctttatttttcttgttgggCTGCTTCCAAACTAATCTAGTCTTGTTTTCGCTTTCCCAAAACCTACTTTGTTTGGTTTTGACTATGAATTGACTTTCTACCGTGTCGTCGCTGATAGGTATTTGAGTGTCTTCACATACTTTCTTTGTAGCACTTGCGTTTAGGTGGTATAGCTTTCCAGAGCAGTATTGTTGCTGCAACCAGACATTGGTGTTGTTTATGTTTGATTTAAGTGGTGTCAGTTCTAGTTTCTCCAGCTGTCCCCCACCCCCCAggagaaagtgaaaataaataGAACATAATATGGAGCTGTACTTCAACTCAGGGACCGAATATCTATGTTATTTTTCCAGttgggccttttttttttctcttggatgGCCATGTCACGTGGTTTAAATAAACTggattctttcttcttgttaCCTGATAATTTTGGTCTGTGCCCCACCTAAGATTTGACTGTAGTTATTTGAACTTTGTGAACcccatgtctttttttttcaactgtTGCAGCTTCTTAGCTTTTAtcactattatttttttagacAACGTACGAGAATTTCCGGTACAGAGCTGACAGCAGGCTAAATGTCCACAACCTTGGTTGCTTAAATAATTTCTTAGAAGTTTTCTGCACCAAGATAAAGCCTTCGAGGAACAATTTCCGTGCTTTCGTACAGGAGGAAGTGCCTAGACTTCCAATGGCCCGTACACGTGATATGGAAGTGGAAGATTCAGGTGGAAACCCACGTGCTAAGGTCGAAGATGATTTAGAGATAGGTGGAGACCTAATGAAGATCTCCCAGCGCCGTAACTTTGAAGAATTGGATGAAGACATTCGTGGCAGAGGCCGCAACGGTCAACGTCTTGATACTCCAGATGCTGACTTAGTTTTGGATTCAGACCAACAAGCTCATGCTGTTCGATCAGAGGCTCGCCACTCAAGTTGGAATAGGAGGAGTGGGAGCTGGGATGTATCACCTGATATTCTTGCCATGAACTCTGCATTCACCGAAGGCAGAAACTATAACACACAAAAGGAATCACAGCAGTAAGGCATTAGTTATTTTGGGTGATTCATGTGACTTACATGGACGCGGATGCACTGGATGGTTCAATGTTCATATCTGAGTTTGTGATGGACCCAATTCAGGTCATGGTTGATGAAAATGTGATTGATTGGACAATTACAGATGAGCTTATGAAATCAAATTAATTCCTCTTTTATAAACCATGTATCCATATGTGCACGGGATATGACCATTTCCATTTGTTCTAGGGGCAGGAGTGTGTTTGTAACTACGGGGTGATCTAGGGGATAAAAGAAATACGTtgcttttcttctttggttctttTTAATTCTCTCACTTGACATTATGTAAGTTTGATATTGTGGATTTGTGAATCTTTGATGGGTGgcttgattctttttgtgtaaattatCACccttatggatttgatgattcCATAGTTCTATTCATGGGTGCTTTATCCAAGCtgttatataattatttttaagcCAACCACTGGTCAGTGTATGGGTGCATTCCTTGTAACAGGTGCAAGAATTTTT
This genomic stretch from Macadamia integrifolia cultivar HAES 741 chromosome 2, SCU_Mint_v3, whole genome shotgun sequence harbors:
- the LOC122071962 gene encoding protein S-acyltransferase 8-like, giving the protein MAKRVYQAWKGNNRFIFGGRLIFGPDARSLIVTIILIVVPIIIFCALVARHLRHSFSPYNAGYAILAVAIVFTIYVLVLLLATSARDPGIIPRASHPPEEEFCYESSASVDVGGRQTPSLQFPRTKEVMVNGRAVRVKYCDTCMLYRPPRCSHCSICNNCVERFDHHCPWVGQCIGLRNYRYFFMFVSSSTLLCIYVFAISALYIKILMDDNHGTVWEAMKESPAAVVLMVYCFISLWFVGGLTGFHLYLIGTNQTTYENFRYRADSRLNVHNLGCLNNFLEVFCTKIKPSRNNFRAFVQEEVPRLPMARTRDMEVEDSGGNPRAKVEDDLEIGGDLMKISQRRNFEELDEDIRGRGRNGQRLDTPDADLVLDSDQQAHAVRSEARHSSWNRRSGSWDVSPDILAMNSAFTEGRNYNTQKESQQ